CGCCATACACCATGGCGAAAATCCAGCCGGCGGCCTGTGGATCGGGACTCGGCGAGCCGCCGACGACCAGCTGCAACAGCACACCGGTGGGTACGCCGAGCACGATCGGCGCCAGCAGTCCGGTGCCGACCCAGATCGGCACCAGCACCAGCGGCCCGGGAATCGATCGACCCCACGCGTACGTGAAGGCCAGGGCGAGCGCGATGGCCACGACCTCCAGGCCGATCGTCACGACATTGCCGACGACGTGCGCACGGTCCAGCAGTTCGGCGACGTGGCTGGCGCCGGTCATGCCGACCGGAATGCCGAGCACCCAGATGACTTTCAGCACCACATAAGGAATCCCGGCGGTGATCGTGCCGTAACACGCGACGAGTCGAATCACTCTGATCATGATGGCTCCTGTCTGGTAGGCATTTCCTTCCTAAAGACCCGGGACAGTGGCCACCTCTGCCAAAAGACCGAGACGACTCGGCCGAAGGTCACCCCGGCGGCGGGATGTTCTGGTTGGAGCGGAAACCCACCGGGCTGCTGGTCGTCCGCGCAATGACTTCGCGTAGAGGCCGAGTGGACGCTCCTCAGACGTTGGACGGCAGATTGGCGAACGACTCGGCGACCATGGCGACTCGGCGACCTTGGTGGCGCGCCGCTTCCAGCGCCGCAGCGGACGGACCGGTCCCGGTGTCGAGGCTGCTGACGCCGTCACGCTTCCTCTCAAGAGTCACGATGTATAGCGACTATACGTTAGATAGTCCCAATGCCAAGGATAGGAACGTGCCTGGTGGTAGCTTCGAGGTCGTGGCGCATCCGTACGAGCGAGGTGACAGGTTCTGTCCCGACTACCACCGCGCCGTCGAGATGATCGGCCGGCGATGGAACGGGGTGATCCTGCGCGAGCTGCTGCTCGGCGCGACCCGGTTCGCGCAGATCCGCGCGGCCATCCCGGAGATGACCGACAAGATGCTGTCCAGCCGGCTCCGCGAGCTGGAGGACGAGGGCCTGGTCAGCCGCACGGTCATCGACGAGCGACCGGTCCGGGTCGAGTACGCGCTCACCGAGATGGGTCGTGACCTGGAGGAGGCGATCAACGCGCTCAGCTCCTGGGCCGACCGCTGGCTGGCCGCCGGGACGGACGACTGAGTGCGAGCGGACGCTCGGCGCAACTACGAGTCGCTGCTCGCCTCGGCCAAGGAGATCTTCGCCGAGTACGGGCCGGACGCGCCGCTGGACGACATCGCGCGGCACGCCGGCCTGGGCAACGCGACCCTCTATCGCCACTTCCCCACTAGACGCGACCTGCTGGTCGCCGTGTATGCCGGCGAGGTCGCGGATCTTTGCGCGTACGGCCGGAAACTCGGCGACGGCAGGCCGGCCGGCGACGCGCTTTTCGAGTGGCTGCGCGCGTTCGTCGAGCATGTGGTCAGCAAGCGCGATCTCGCCATGGTCGAGCGCGGGTCGGAGTTGGCCGACTCGTGGCACTCCGCGATGCGGTCGACGGCCGGTGCGTTGCTGGAGCGAGCGCGCGAGACCGGTGACGTACGCGCCGATCTGGAGGTCAACGACCTGCTGCGGCTGGCCAACGGGATCGCTCTCGGCGGTGCCGACGACGCCACGACGCGCCGCCTCCTGCGGCTCCTCCGCGAGGGCCTGATCTACTCCTCTCATGACCGAGCCTGACCCGGACAGCTACGCGCGCGAGATCGCCGCCGAGTCGCTGGCCGCCGACGATCCGACCGGCTGGTTCGAGCGGCTGTACGCGGACGCCGCCGGCGGCACCGCCGTCGTGCCGTGGGACCGCGGCCAGCCCAACCGGTTTCTGGTGCCGTGGACGGAAAAGCGCTGGCTGCGCGGCGACGGCCGGACGGCGGTGGTGGTCGGCTGCGGGTTCGGCGCCGACGCCGAACACCTGGCCTCGCTGGGGTTCGAGACGACCGCCTTCGACATCGCGCCGACGGCCGTACGCGACGCCGCCGCGCGCCATCCGCGGTCCTCGGTCCGCTATCAGACCGCCGATCTGCTCGACCTGCCGCCGGGTTGGCGGTTCGACCTGGTGCTGGAGAGCATGACCGTGCAGTCGATGCCGCTGTCGTTGCGGGACAAAGCGATCGCCGGCGTACGGTCGCTGGTCGCGCCCGGCGGCACGCTGCTGGTGATCGCCGCCGGTCGCGAGGACGGCGAGCCGTTGGACGGTCCGCCGTGGCCGCTGACGCGCGCCGAGCTGGACGCCTTCGCGGTCGGCCTCTCCCCCGTCCGGATCGAGGAGATCCGCGAGCCGGACGTCTTGCGCTGGCGGGCGGAGTTCATCCGACCTGCGTGAACAGGCTGGTGGCACGCTCGGCGGTGCCGCGGGCCCGACGACCGGTGCTGAGCAGGCCGAGCGCGACCACGCCGACGCCGAGCGCGCCGACCAGCCACCAGATGCCGGTGCTGGTCGGCTGACCCGGACCGGCGATCGTGCCGGCGATCGCGACGCCGAGGCTGGTGCCGGTCTGCCGGCCGACCGAGGCGAGTGAGCCGGCCACGCCGGCCATCGAACGCGGCATGCCGGAGATCGCGGTGGTGGTGATCGGCGGGTTCACCATCGCCAGATACACACCGAAGAACACGAAAACCAGCAGCACGTAGGCCATCGGAGTCGCCGGTCCGAGCAGCAGCGAGCCGGCGCCGCCGAGTGCCAGCGCGGTGCCGGCGATGACCAGCGGCGGCCGCGGACCGTACACGCCGACCAGCCGGCCGGCGTAGGGCGCCGCGACGACGACCAGCAGACCGACCGGCAGCAGGCAGAGGCCGGCAGGCAGCGCGGCCAGACCGCGTACGTCCTGCAGATACTGCGGGACCACGAACAGAAACGCGCCGAAGCCGCAGAGTGCGAGCAGCGCGATCAGGATCGCCGAGCTGAACGGCACGCTGCGGAAAAGCCGCAGCTCCAGCAGCGGATCCTTGCGCCGCAGCTCGTACGCGACAAGTGCCACCGCTGCGAGCGCGGCGACCACGAACAGGCCGATGATGACCGGTGAGGTCCAACCCCACGTACGCGACTCGATGATCGCGTAGACGAGGCTGCCGAGCAGCACGATCACCAGGAGCTGGCCGACCGGGTCGAAGCGGCGGCCGCGCGCCGCGCGTGACTCGGGGACGTACAAGGCGGTCAGCACGATCGCGGCGACCACGATCGGCACGTTGACCCAGAAGATCGCGTGCCAGCCGAAGCCGTCGACCAGTGCGCCGCCGAGAATCGGCCCCAGCGCGAGGGAAAGTCCGGTCATCGAGCCGAAGACACCGACGGCTTTGGCGCGCTCGGCCGGTTCTGGAAAGGCGGTGGCGATGATGGCCAGCGCGACCGGGTTGAGCATCGTGCCGCCGACCGCCTGGAGCGCTCGCGCGGCGATCAGCCAGCCGATCGTCGGCGCGAGCGCGCACAACAACGAGCCGGCGCCGAAGATGGCGAGGCCGGTCTGGAAGGCGCGGCGGCGGCCGAACCGGTCGGCCGCCGAGCCGCCGGCCAGCAGCAGGCTGGCCAGCACCAGGGTGTACGCGTCGACGGTCCACTGCAGCTGGGATCCGGTGGCGTGCAGGTCATGATGGATGGCGGGCAGGGCGACGTTGATGATGGAGATGTCCATCACCACGACGACGATGCTGGCGCAGCAGATCGCCAGCACCAGCTGGCGATGCCGGCGGCTGAGCTCGCCGGACGCCGCTCGCGCTCGTAGGGAAGCTGTCATGTCGCGACGCTAGAATTGAGAGCGTGCTCGAAGTCAACCAGCGAGCCGAAGCGGCGGCGATCCCACCTGAGGGGCTGACCATCGCTGACGCCGCCTACCGCACCGGCGTCAGCGTCCACACGCTCCGCTACTACGAGCGTGCCGGCCTGGTGGTGTCCGCGGTCGACCGCACGAGCAGCGGCCGCCGCCGCTATCACCGGCTGGACCTGGCCTGGATCCGGATC
The nucleotide sequence above comes from Fodinicola acaciae. Encoded proteins:
- a CDS encoding winged helix-turn-helix transcriptional regulator, which translates into the protein MPGGSFEVVAHPYERGDRFCPDYHRAVEMIGRRWNGVILRELLLGATRFAQIRAAIPEMTDKMLSSRLRELEDEGLVSRTVIDERPVRVEYALTEMGRDLEEAINALSSWADRWLAAGTDD
- a CDS encoding TetR/AcrR family transcriptional regulator, whose protein sequence is MRADARRNYESLLASAKEIFAEYGPDAPLDDIARHAGLGNATLYRHFPTRRDLLVAVYAGEVADLCAYGRKLGDGRPAGDALFEWLRAFVEHVVSKRDLAMVERGSELADSWHSAMRSTAGALLERARETGDVRADLEVNDLLRLANGIALGGADDATTRRLLRLLREGLIYSSHDRA
- a CDS encoding class I SAM-dependent methyltransferase — translated: MTEPDPDSYAREIAAESLAADDPTGWFERLYADAAGGTAVVPWDRGQPNRFLVPWTEKRWLRGDGRTAVVVGCGFGADAEHLASLGFETTAFDIAPTAVRDAAARHPRSSVRYQTADLLDLPPGWRFDLVLESMTVQSMPLSLRDKAIAGVRSLVAPGGTLLVIAAGREDGEPLDGPPWPLTRAELDAFAVGLSPVRIEEIREPDVLRWRAEFIRPA
- a CDS encoding MFS transporter, with amino-acid sequence MTASLRARAASGELSRRHRQLVLAICCASIVVVVMDISIINVALPAIHHDLHATGSQLQWTVDAYTLVLASLLLAGGSAADRFGRRRAFQTGLAIFGAGSLLCALAPTIGWLIAARALQAVGGTMLNPVALAIIATAFPEPAERAKAVGVFGSMTGLSLALGPILGGALVDGFGWHAIFWVNVPIVVAAIVLTALYVPESRAARGRRFDPVGQLLVIVLLGSLVYAIIESRTWGWTSPVIIGLFVVAALAAVALVAYELRRKDPLLELRLFRSVPFSSAILIALLALCGFGAFLFVVPQYLQDVRGLAALPAGLCLLPVGLLVVVAAPYAGRLVGVYGPRPPLVIAGTALALGGAGSLLLGPATPMAYVLLVFVFFGVYLAMVNPPITTTAISGMPRSMAGVAGSLASVGRQTGTSLGVAIAGTIAGPGQPTSTGIWWLVGALGVGVVALGLLSTGRRARGTAERATSLFTQVG